In Octopus bimaculoides isolate UCB-OBI-ISO-001 chromosome 14, ASM119413v2, whole genome shotgun sequence, the following are encoded in one genomic region:
- the LOC106877997 gene encoding zinc finger protein 595, translated as MEKTHHCEVCGKRFPKRFQLSRHIRTHTGEKPYQCDFCDKSFAHNSTLSTHKRTHTGERPFPCDVCGRKFIDNWNLVSHKRTHTGEKPYRCEVCGKMFSQNGILASHKRTHTGDKPYHCDFCNRKFSERGNLARHKLLHTGEKPYNCDICGESFCHYNSFSTHKQTHAGKKLFQCEICGKEFPHNSQLSSHNRIHTGEKPYSCEICGKAFGKKINLYYHKRTHTGEKPYSCDVCGKKFTQRCYLPVHKRIHTGEKPYPCEICDKKFSLKSQLNTHRRIHTGEKPFPCEICGKSFAQSATLTNHRRIHTGEKLYHCETCGKAFTQRSILFNHKQIHAKEKPFHCEICGKKFTQNGYLTIHKRSHTGERPYPCEFCGKTFAQGSTLRNHRLLHTGEKMHVCTICGKKFTQRSSLSTHSHLHAEIKPHRCDICGKSFCLAVYLSRHKRRHKKHNLT; from the coding sequence ATGGAGAAAACACACCATTGTGAAGTTTGTGGAAAAAGATTTCCCAAAAGATTTCAGTTGTCTCGTCATATACGGacacacactggagagaaaccttacCAATGTGACTTCTGTGATAAATCGTTTGCTCACAATAGTACGTTATCTACtcataaaagaacacacacaggTGAGAGACCATTTCCCTGTGATGTTTGTGGAAGGAAATTCATTGACAATTGGAATTTGGTAAGCCATAAACGAACCCACACTGGGGAAAAGCCTTATCGATGTGAAGTCTGTGGGAAAATGTTCTCCCAAAATGGCATTTTAGCGAGCCACAAACGGACCCATACTGGAGATAAGCCGTATCACTGTGATTTTTGCAATCGAAAATTTTCTGAACGTGGAAATTTAGCACGACACAAACTacttcacactggagaaaaaccttacaattgtgatatttgtggtgaaAGTTTCTGTCATTATAATAGCTTTTCTACTCATAAACAGACTCATGcagggaaaaaattatttcagtgtgaaatttgtggtaaaGAATTCCCTCATAATAGTCAACTATCTAGTCATAATCGCAtacatacaggtgaaaaaccatactCTTGCGAAATATGTGGTAAGGCATTTGGTAAAAAGATCAACTTATATTACCACAAAAGGAcccatactggagaaaaaccttacaGCTGTGACGTTTGTGGCAAAAAATTTACCCAAAGATGTTATTTACCTGTTCACAAACGAATTCACACTGGGGAAAAACCGTATCCATGTGAAATCTGTGATAAAAAGTTCTCCCTCAAAAGTCAGTTAAATACTCACAGACgaattcacacaggtgagaaaccatttcCCTGTGAAATTTGCGGCAAGtcatttgctcaaagtgccactcTCACTAACCACAGACgaattcatacaggtgagaaactcTATCATTGTGAAACGTGCGGAAAAGCATTCACTCAACGCAGTATCCTATTCaatcacaaacaaatacatgctAAGGAAAAACCAttccactgtgaaatttgtggcaaAAAATTCACTCAAAATGGTTACTTAACCATTCACAAACGGTCCCACACAGGAGAAAGACCCTATCCTTGTGAATTttgtggtaagacatttgctCAGGGTTCTACCTTACGTAATCATAGACTtcttcatacaggtgagaaaatGCATGTTTGTACCATCTGTGGTAAGAAATTCACCCAACGCAGTTCATTATCCACCCACAGCCATTTACATGCTGAAATAAAACCGCATCGCTGTGATATATGTGGCAAAAGCTTCTGCTTAGCTGTCTACCTGTCTCGTCACAAAAGAAGACACAAGAAACATAACCTTACCTAA